The following is a genomic window from Miscanthus floridulus cultivar M001 chromosome 14, ASM1932011v1, whole genome shotgun sequence.
cattctatgtgttatcacatgcatatctagagatatatacatatgcacttattctatgtgttgggagagagagagaaaattgtatcattctatgtgtatatatacatgtacttatttccatgtttttggatcgaaagtgttttttattcaattccaaagcctataccttattattgtttatccttatgaaatattatgtgttattatatttaattagatttagtaattctatatgtgttatcacatgtacttatgttatgtgccatagtaattctatctatgtgttatcttgaagatacaaatggctgctccggatgataacttgaatgatgacataatggcgaatattatcaacgccagcaccaatgtggatgtagatgacacgagtcagtactttgctgattatgaggatatcctgaatatgtcggtggttgaagatcaacaaattgtcgcgcaagaaaatactggcgaggtatattcgattatctatcatctcttatagatgcatgcgtacatatatttgttgttaatcgttgtgtttctactcatgtagccggtctctggatctacatcaaccaccggcaagagtaggaaagttcgagggccaaaaaagccattagagggtcgtttcataatatcagaattcgacaccaacaccgacaaaccattgggaccacatgcttagacatatgtcaatcaatgtgggttcattgtaagggataggatcccagttagtgctcgtaaatggaagcagaagatatccactcctaatgttagttttgtatctgatcgtgacaagaacctagcttggagagatatcactcagcatttcatattacaagcagatgatgctttgaaggagctagtgagggattggacaatgaagaagatggcaacattgttctagagttggaagaagacattgtataaaaagtttatcttgaagaatgaaacgccgaatttcaatgctaaggcgtttgtcaagttggagtcccattgggatgacttcgtacaatacaagacatctcaagagagtgaggaacgtgtgatgaggaattagcagaatgcccgacagaagcaataccaccatcgcatgggattaggtggttataggagtgctattcccaagtggtagaacctagaaatagagattactgccaagggaatcatacctgaaacaatagagaagaactagcctcaatgcgcgaagaattggttctacgctcatgggggaagcctagacccagacactggcaagctaattttcggccaaaaaattgagagagcaacacagagactagctcgtgctagggaagaagctgatagtggtgttttcaagcccaacagagaaaacgatgaattgacatatgccctagagaatcccgaacacagtggtcgaacaagaggctatggggtggttccgtggctacaagcattcctagcagacagggatacctacagaagccgccagagaaagaaggaggaggaggcagaccgaatccgtgtattggagcaatttgttaatgagtcacgacaagcattgcttgaatcacgtgaacgagaaaaatctcttgaggcaagaatgcaggaggagatcaagaggcaagtgcagctagcaatgagtcaaatgcaatcgcaatcaacgccgggagtcaccattagccccgttggtcagatgaaaagcagttgtgcttccacggagctgccagttattcaaggtgacgctgggttgcgcttccctgttgatgacattaccgagcctctaacaacatgtgagctgcacattccagatggtaataatgcatcaatcatggtggctgtcggggttgtatctccaatagaccgaacgaagacaccaagaatccatgggtcagttattcaacctggatatgctagcgtctcggtcgatagagtgctcaaaggttacatcaatgttcctcttgacattgaaggcggtgatggggagaagacactaggagaagcagagaagatatttattcaatggcgcaaacgcttcatcatcattcctggggcgccaccgcttcccctacctcaccctaggtacgaatgaaagtgaatgaaatattatttttccattaattttatattggcttcaaaaataattaacccacaacttgtttttgtagcagggtctccccccagcctagcccaatcattcattccccatctcatcacagcgtcgcggggggcgagacgacttcatccccacggtgaTCTCTAACTCCTACACCGACCCCatcacctccacaacgatctccaactcctacaccggccccaccacctccacaacgatctccaacgcctccacgccggactccaacatcggcctcatcgcctccacgccggtctccaacaccgcccccaccccctccatagcgacgcactacaaagacgtctaaggtcccagcggcaaagaagaccccaaaaaaagagttatttctcaagaaatacttcctaaaaagactgatgagcaaatagcagctgaagaagacaaaaaagtgaaagattttttatagatatccaaaagcagagacaagcaaagcttaaggagaagtcgtacttttacataccacgagatcagctgaggcagaaggtcgaagctcacaagaaaaagatgcttgaagttcgtaagccgcctccgccactatcagactatgaccgctctctcgtgaagtcacatgatgcacataagaaaaggaaaagagcatcagggaaggatgtcccacagctcggacaatagaagcaacaaatgcaaaatcttgttgttgctaatgaatatggttccaacatagaagtctatcaaccagacaactctagagaagtgtcggttcaagaccttaatgatttttttgaacaaattggtttaaccttggatcaagtgacgggaaaagctccaatccagaacctggaagttgatacctggaagacttataaatttagcaaaagtctgtacaaccctgcggctctgaatgaattgggtatgcaaatgtacttgctcaacaagtggtacatgcaggcgtgtggcaggggtgagcagtggatctttgtcagatttagagaccatcattacttccgtggcgatgacatcttacatattagtttcgaagaattgcatcaactacaccacttggacgctctggacaaatcaatcattagctccttttgtttgtaagtgattcttacttttatttaataaactcacttccatgcgtacgtgtatataattatcctcacatgtaacttatatttatatacagattccagatgtcagatcTCCAAAGAAtataagacaccagtgttggcttcattgatccttatatcgtattcaaaactgatattattatcaaggagcactgggtatctgaagcacagacgaatatcatgaagttcttcgtgaagcagcacgacaagacaacaatacttttcccgtacaactttgagtaagtgttaataataatatagtctacatattttatgtaatatcaatacaacttatatgcatgtacgtgtgtgtataaaccaatgcaggtttcactggatactcattgtcattgagttaaactcaagtcagttagtaatcttggactcattgagaaaagagcgagcactataccaagatatgatagacattatccaggggtaatttcgatctctcgcgcacaactattattgaatagactttgccataatttattaacgatcgtacattattggtcgcacagggtttggaaaagaGTTTATTCAGCAataccgcaaggattgcaaggcaccacttaatgtagttgaaataccagtaagttgtactatatatacttccccacgtgtttaattactatatcgtacttcaatttatgtgtgagatgatgagaataatcttcttctcgtacaatggtgtttgcggcaggaacagGTAATAACTTGTGCGGATACTatatttgtgaatttatcactgcatacataagaagaactcttgaagatgtcctcagagtacgtatatatcaattttttatttatttttaaatgaatatatatatatatatatatatatatatattaatatttttccttttatttcaaatgtaagactgaatggttgaaatgaagggtcatgcaaaaagaccatctgaaagcagttcaagagtcaatagcaggatatcttctagaaaaagtgctaaatcccaatggcgagttctactttgatcctaaggaactaatgatataaattaaatgtttattgatatcgttattttcgagaacaagattatgaaagtgttgtatatatacatatatatctataatatatatagtttcatactttattcgaatataataatgttcgagatgagaattagatgtaattatatgcgtgcgtgtatttatattagcagcgtagaatacgtacataaaaacatattatatattaaacaaatatgtgtaaatgaactgaaaacaaattaaacaaaaaaagaaaaagaaaatgaacctttagtcccggttggggttaccaaccgggactaaagggtgctgccacgtttgctcggctggagggcctttagtcccggttgataacaccaaccgggactaaaggtccctctttagtcccggctcgatgacccgggattGAAGGtttcacctttagtcccgggatcattgtcccggcgcggtaatcgGGACTAAAGACCGTTACCGCCCAGGATAActaagtccattctgtagtagcgAGGGTCCCTGTCTATCATGCCAAACAGCTTTGTTGCGCCAAAGGAATGATGCGACATGAGCCTCCACTTTTGATCCATAATGCTAGCTTGGCAGCTTTATCGTTGGTATGTGGTGTGATTGTGTGATTCGATCATGACATATGGGCTGGCGCAAACTGCGATTAAACATGTCAGTTCTGAAAATAACTTTTGCGATATATTGTTTTAAAAATATTGAGGCGAGGCTCATCCGGTATGTCTGGTACGCGGCGGCAAGACAACACATCTGTTATCGACAACATAGGGCTGAGAGAAGTTCTGATCAATCAAGAGCTTTTCTTTTGGTAATGGCATGGTTATATATACCTATGGCCATGACTTATTAACGGACGTGCGGGCGTTTAACGCACCGTGCCCCTACCCAATTCCCCAACTTTGACGAGCGGATCCGGTGGCGAGCTCCTCACCACGCCTCACCGTGCCCCTACCCACGCCTAGCTCCTCCCCCCACCAGCGCCAACCATGGCGGATCTGGCGATGtaggactcctcctcctcctcctggatctgCTCCTTAGGGTTCCGACGAGCTCTCCCTCTCATGTTCCCAAACTTTGGCAGTCTTAGAAAGAAAGGGGTTTGGGGGAGGAGTGTTGGCCAGACGGTGGGGAGGCCGGCGGGCGATTTAGGGGACCTAGCGATGGTGTAGGCTGCCGGACCAGTTTGGGGCAAGGGAGTTCCGGCGAGGGGGAGCTCCGGCACAGGGGCTGGGGAAGGCGACCGTCGCGGGCGCGCTAGGGCTTGGCTGGAGCTCCGTGGCCGCAGGCGAGGGCGAGGAGGAGAACAGCTGCcgacgaggaggaagaaggggaagaggggtggcgagcgagaggtcgaagatgGCCATTTGTGGCCTAACGCATGCATGGCCGTCCTATATTTATTTATGGAAAGAAATATATGTTGTGTGCAGCCACATCGTTTGTGCGGCCTACCGCATGCATGACCGTCCTATATTTATTTAAGGAAAGAaatatatgttgtgtgcaaccacatGGCTTGTCGTTGATGTTTTGGTTTTCTGAAGAAGTATATGCTATTGTGGCTTGGAAAGGACAATAATTCACCAACCAGTTGCATGTTCTAGAGCATTTCTAGAATAGGTACCATTTCACCAACCATGAAAGATGATGACAATCCAACAGATGAACAAAGCGTTCTCTGACATTAAAAAAAAACAAGACATGTATGGAAAACGTTTCTGCAcgttgaacatatttctttaatCTTTAGTCAGTCAAGAACAGGTTACAGAGAATTGCCATCAAATGAATGCAATCGATACGGTGTCGAACTTAAAATATACTGCACTTTTCATAAAGAAAAATAGTATCCTTTAATAATCTACAAACGATCAATCAATCAAAGAATGGCATGTCTCTTAATTCTCATGTTCGGctcttccaaaaaaaaaattctcatgTTCTACGCTAGGATTGCCTCGGCAACACCAGCGACACCGCCCGCGAAGCTGCCGGCGCAGCACGAAGCGCGCGGCTGATCAGGCAAGGCCTcaggcgccgcggcggcggcatcGGCGAACCACGGGCACCGGAGCGCGTCCGCGGTGGTGAGGCGCCTGTCCGGCCTGCACGCCAGCAGCCCGGCCAAGACGTCGAACCCGGCAGCCGACAGCGCCGGGAACAGCTCCCGGAGCCTGCTGGGAGGCCTGCCGCGCCGGCAGAGCGGCGACCCGGCACGCTGCAGGCGCGCGAAGCCCGGCCAGGACACCATGTCCTGCATCCCCAGCGTGTCGAACACCCTGTTGAGCTGGTCCATCTCCGACCTCCCGGGGAACAGCGGCGCGCCGCCGGCGAGGAGCTCGGCCATGATGCAGCCGAGCGCCCACGTGTCGACGCCCGCGTCGTAGTCCGCAGAGCCCAGGATCAGCTCCGGCGCGCGGTACCACAGCGTCGCCACCCCCGCCGTGTACGGCGCGCCGCCGGTACCGTTGTCCGCTGCGCGCGACAGCCCGAAGTCGCAGATCTTGACGCCCCCGCGGCCGTCGAGGAGGACGTTGTCGGGCTTGAGGTCCCGGTGCATGAGTCCGCGCGCGTGCATCGCGGCCACGCCCTCCAGGAGCCGCCGCATCACGCGGCGCGCCTCGGGCTCCGGGAACTGCCGCCGCTCGGGCTCGGCGCGGTGGTGGTCCTGCTGCTGCAGCCGCATGGCCTCCGCCAGGCTCCGTCCCGCGTACTCCATGACGAGGAACGCGCCGGCGGGGTCGCGGTGCGCGGCGCGGAGCTCGACGAGACAGGGGTGGCCGCGGCACGCCTCGAGGCAGCGCACCTCGCGGCGGAACGTCTCGTCGAACGCGTCGCCCTCGCCGTTGCCgttgccggcgccggcgcggagGCGCTTGATGGCGACGGTCTCGCCGGTGCGTCGGTCGCGGGCCTTGTAGACGATCCCCGACGTGCCTTCCCCGATCTTGCCAAGCCGCTCGTAGTGCTCCATGGCGACCGGCAACGGCCAAGCCGGCGGATCGGGTTCTTGGCTTCTTGCGGTTTGTGTGAGGAGCGCAGCGGCGGCGTAGGGAGAAGCCTGGTGTTGGTCTGGTTTTTTAAGGGCTTCTCGGGTTTGGCACGCGGTTAGCGCAGCAGTCGGTGCGGGCCCACGCCGTCAGGGTCAACAGTGAACACGTGCCAACATTCAGCAGGGTAGAGATGGGAGTTTGGCGCCAAATTTTGCCGAATCCACCGCTAAATTCCTGGCAGACGTCGCTAGTACGCGTCGAAACAAGCGTAGACTTTTTCTAGCAGTAGAAAATTATGAACATTTAGATGTCTCGCTTTCGTCAATATCACCAAATGTGTTCCTACTACCTAGAGTACCTACCTACCCGAACCCGTCCTAATCCTAAAAAAGGCTCCCTCATATTATATGAAATAAAAACTCCTAAAAATCAAATAGTACATAATCATGGCTGAAAAATGTGACTTTGGGCATGTGCACGCATGATGATTTAGAAATACGACAGATCACCAATTATTATACtaaggctgcgtttagttcgcgaaatgaaaatttttggatgtcacatcggatatttCGGAGATGTCGGAAGGAgttttcagatactaataaaaaaactaattacatagctcgcctaaaaactgcgagacgaatttattaagcctaactaagccatcattagcgcatgttagttactgtagcacttatgactaatcatgaactaattagtcttaaaacattggtctcgcgatttccaaccaaactgtacaattatttttttttgtctatatttaatactccatacatgctacaagatttgatgtgatagtttgagttgaaaatttttaggaactaaacccgGCCTAATATAATCATCACAAGCTGAGGAGGGCCTGGGGCGTCCTCTCGGCGAAACCGTGCCGGCCGTGTGGCAAAGCGACAAATAAGGAGGCAAATTGCGGTTGGTGGCACGGCGGCTTCAGTTCTGCTTTGCTCCCGTACGTTCCAGTGGCCGGGCTTGCAGCTGGTGTTGCTGGTGCCAATCATTGACTTGCTCCTGCAATATTCGCCGTCGGTCATGAAGGCTGTACTGTGCGTGTTTGGACCGCCGCAACGATGACCGACGGCGAGAGTAGAACCACGTTAGCAGCGTCTCTTCCGTCGgtcaggggaggggaggggagtacTCTGCCTTGTCAGTTGTCACCCCGCGCTCGCAATTCCGGCCCGGAAACATTCAGCAACGGGATCTGCTGCAACGGCCCGGAAACATCCAGTGCCCATCCTGAAAATTTGGAGTTATATATAGGGCTAAACTGAAAACAGGCCCTTGATTAATATCTTTTTGAGAATTACACAGTATAATACAGACGTCCATAACAcgtacgcacactcacccctataaacACACGTAGTAAACTCTACCTCTATGAGTACCCTCCGAAGTACTGAGccggcagatctcgagattcacaaACACTGGTACAGAGACGGCCTTTActtccggtggggaaccccctcctttagtcccgggtcaggaaccaggactaaaggaagacctttagtcccggtgggtaacaccaaccgggcctaaaggtgcctcctgacatgccacgaggccggcaccctttagtcccggttggtaatacgaaccggcactaaaggtttttttcttttttcttttctttttatttttttattttcttttcaaaataggttttcgaagtcgtattgtacgctgctaataatacaattatacgcgcgtatagtatgtttagggagagtatattcagtaggcagctacaaaataagttattctgtagccacctccatttacgataattttatatactaatttacgataatgtcaatacatatttacgatagttaggttactataacacatggggatatttaccataacgttatagtaaaccacttagtaagaagttactataatctcataaattaacatagtaattatcgtaactcaaagtggctatagaataagttattttgtagccagctacaggatagtggttctatatatatatatatatatatatatgcatgcatgcatcatatatatatatatgcatgcatatgtgtattttacattatattattttatgtgcatatattacaaaagattgcattatagttgttgtgatgtaacaagtttcctctcatcctctagcttggcttccatggcagtgttgggtcgaagtagaactcacccttggaatcgatgatctggtcattaaaaaatccggctatagactcttgaattgctttgatttagtCTTGTCGtgtgaccttttcctccaaccatcgagcctacaggtttgaattaaaggaaaataaattaatatatgtacatacatacatatatatatatatatatataaagacatagtaacacaatcaataataataattaaatgaatatatagtgtatttttaacgtactttgagtctctctgtaggagttctttgggagacctcattgataaacttgcaaacatagtaaccacagtagttgttcccctgttcctgcctcagacaccactttatgagaaaaagatttgtcatccaatctggtgatccagtgaaagctatatgtttaattaataaagatgatgcgatttaggggacttactttcaaagggattatattcagtggcgctttatattttcccatgtgttgcttctcaataaaggttttccaaatacCGCCCAataaaaatttgccacgtcaccagatatagttaatcatcatgtttgtgtgtatatatagttgctagagataccaaaattacctctagataatatctatcatatcttggtagtcttgttgtggttttctcgtcgagtcatagattatcaagtgacttttcaccagatcaatgtccatcaatatccagtgattgctgcatgtgtttataggatataacgcataacactcattaattaactagaatcaacatatgagccattaaggatgatcgacattattaacactcacttgaagttgtagggaaagagtatatccttcttgtggcgttggttcactaagaagttcatgaggttactctctgactaagacttccaattaggctttagagtaactgggtctttgaatactatatggggatcaacaaaaccaatttcattgtagccttcctttctgcgctctgtcattgtaaatctgtatatatatagtacttgttaggataatttatatgcatatacacacatatgatgagtttaataatagatcgaaagaattattacttacaggcaatagcagctaatgataactttatccagagaggtcaggtggcatagttgatgaaattctgcaaagtcaacatacataacatcatcgccatggaaccaatgttcatctctaattctgacaccaacgcagaagtctccaccagtagacgcctgcatgtaccacttgtttagtaggtacatttgcgtccccagatcacctaaggcttgagggttgtatagactctagcctagtacaattttttttccaaatatcaacctccaccacactctcaatgtttccatcaccaaacatctggtaaaggtcgagaccagtctcttcaataaattcaccaaggtgatccaaatcgacatccggaggtatgtttgcctgatgcattaatcctaaattcgaaccatattcattaccaacaactagcggagggactgattggtgcaattgttgtccgagttatgcaactcctttccctgcccgcttctttttttgtgccgcctcaattgacttggtgagagtgcggtcatagtccattaatgttgatttggacggcttacgagattcccgctgttgttgctggtaagaagccaccttttttcttagaatatctggagctacgaagaagtacggtttctccgggtttctccttgcttcttgatcctttttaagtttgtcatagaatctggacatatcttttttatatgcatcagttacttcttccttctcttcagatattattttgggaatagctcTTGGTTTCacagtggctttctttgccggtggggactggttcttcgtttgcggggctggcctcttgttagtacttggcttcttggtaggcgggggcgggggaggcgttggagacctccttggaggtggtggcagcggcgttggagacctccttggaggtggcggctgtggcgttggagacctccttggagatggtgtggatgcagcctcgccttccaacacattgtcatcgtacagagcactatgatgatctggcgattgaataattggatttaggttgggggaggatctgctacaaaaaaaggaatgacatattattatgagcagattgttaattatttaagccaatataaattaatgatgtagtgttttcatccgcacctatggtgaggtagttcaggaggaggtggaggcgacatcccgggaatgatgatgtagcgcttgcgccatagaatgaatgtcttctctgcttctcctagagtcttctcgccatcatctccaggaatgtcaagaggcaaatcaataaaacctttttcagctttatctaccgagatggtagcatatccttcttggattatattctcatgaatccttggtgtcttagttcaatcgataggattaacaagaccgatagccaccttgattgtggaattccccttcggaatgtgtagctcacacgatgtacaaggttcagtgacgtcatccacagggaagcgcagtcctgtgtccccttgatttggtatctccatggaagcgcggctgcttttcaactgaacagattgactaatgttgattcctggctctgatgcctgcttgcttgcacttgccttctgatttcctcctacattctcgcttcaaggtttttttcccgctcctgtgcttcacgcaccgcttcctccaacctctggagccgatgtgcctcttcttccttctttctctagcggcttctgtaggaaggtctgtactgagggaatccatgctcccacgagacacttcctttgcctctagttcggccaccgtgttcaatagtcccgatggcgtatgtcagttcatccttctctctgttgggcctgaacgcaccactagcagtagctctctgagcataaaacaatctttctgctgcttcttgcagtcttgcgccataaacgcacttccctgtcttctagtccagtgttcccccatgagcgaaaaacctaTTCTTTGcatgctctccccactcgagtgattctagtgtgatacccttggcaagaaggtctgcttccattttgttccacttcttaatggcagtcgggtagccacctgatcctaagttatggtggtat
Proteins encoded in this region:
- the LOC136505643 gene encoding putative cyclin-dependent kinase F-2; translated protein: MEHYERLGKIGEGTSGIVYKARDRRTGETVAIKRLRAGAGNGNGEGDAFDETFRREVRCLEACRGHPCLVELRAAHRDPAGAFLVMEYAGRSLAEAMRLQQQDHHRAEPERRQFPEPEARRVMRRLLEGVAAMHARGLMHRDLKPDNVLLDGRGGVKICDFGLSRAADNGTGGAPYTAGVATLWYRAPELILGSADYDAGVDTWALGCIMAELLAGGAPLFPGRSEMDQLNRVFDTLGMQDMVSWPGFARLQRAGSPLCRRGRPPSRLRELFPALSAAGFDVLAGLLACRPDRRLTTADALRCPWFADAAAAAPEALPDQPRASCCAGSFAGGVAGVAEAILA